The Epinephelus lanceolatus isolate andai-2023 chromosome 13, ASM4190304v1, whole genome shotgun sequence genomic interval ATTACaaaggctgttttgttgttaacttaccaggtagagctgaggttgcagcagacacagaggagacagtgggcacagtggatggagcagaggatggagattgacctaagatgaaaaacatgtcCCTTGTCATATGATTATATCTTATATTAGTATATCTTAATGAGATAGTTTGaccagaaattaaatatatatggtGACAGTTTTTCCCTCACCTGATTCATTAGCCTTGGCTGAGCCTGAGGAGGTGGACTGCCCCTGGGCTGAGTCAGTGCCTCCTCCAAAATACTTTAACAGTGCTCCTGGGGAAGTTGCACCTAACTCTGGAGGTACTACAATACCAGATCAATGTGAGGAGTGGACAAAACAAGCCTCTATTCCATCTCCCttttctgaaaaaaataaacaacaaaaacccaacaacccaaaaaacagtttaatatattaaaGTGATGATAACAGATATTACACTTGACTTTAGCCAAACTGCCAGGTAGTGACATTGTGAATGGCTCAGCAGTAAAGAAGTGATTCACCACAGTTACTCTCACTGACCAGTGAAACATCACTTCCAGGCTACAATACACTGAGACCATCAAAGCTACACAAAAACATTACTTACACATCACTACATATACATTTCAGGTTTCTACTAAGTTACCATAGCAATCTTTACATGATTATTACCATTTATGACATGACATGGtatgaaatcaacttttattaatatttacacAACACTCCATTCAAGCAATTTTACTAGACAAGAGTCATCTTATGTGTGCTGATATCTTACTTATACAGTCTACGGCTGATATAAATTATAACAGCGCTGGGACTTTTAACTACGCATGTATTACTCCGCCTTACAGGTGTTCTGAGCCGTTAATTATTTAACCGTTTATTAGCCGACATGAAGGGTCGTCGTAACAAACTTTGCACCGCAAAATTGAACATTTAACCACAAATAGCATTTGAGTTAAACTTTAAATGGTCAGAAAATGACGAGGGGATGGAAAGAAGCCTGAACACTTGACTGCAAATATCCAGGTTTGCTCATTTAACATCAGAAGACGACGCAACGTGTAGATGAAGCTGTTAACTCATCAGCGTCAAACGTATTCATCCGAAGCGACGGTCAACAGGCTTATTTAACTGgttcaaaataaatggaaaaacacaaatgttacCTACATGATACACAGCAGCTGGCCTGTGGTAAAGTGTATGCCGAGTTAACAATAAAAGGAGCTAGCGAGTGTGTCGATATGTATGCTCGCGGAGCCACAGaaatccttaaaaaaacaaacaaattataaCATGTTGCCACTTTTTACTGTTGATAAATGGCGCAGGTAGAAATGTATGAAAGAAACAGGTCGAGCTGTTGTACTGAATATCAGCACGGATGGGATGCAGTTATAAGCATGAGACTATAGCCTAAAATACAACTACACACACTCTCGTGTTACAATGCTCAGTTTAATAACGTCACAGAAGTTACTATTGAAACCTTGAACGTAGTATACTATCGTATTAAGCACATATTATTTTTCTCTGTATCAGCCatgtttttcattatctttCCACAGGGttatcaggggagagcgcgaacgcagtcccccactaccagaaattatgcagtcgagattcccacatttggggaattcgcagaggtcagctcaatcggagtgcaataactgagcctcgccctgggtgaaccaccttcttgatcatggtatctcccctgccaggtaagtatgacttgtacagtTTTCACACAGGgcactcattcacagtcataCGACGATAACTCATGGTGCTGGCAATATATAGACATGACCaaaaccacacactataaaggctctgatcaTCTACACGACGTTCATATACAAGAAACTTTTTTGTACTAAGGCTGACAAAAATAACTAGTATTTTACTTGCGAAAAATCGGCACATATCCCATCATGcaatgctgtatatccatatcAAAAGCTGCCCTAACATAACCAGATTATCCgtttattttatatccaaaaccTAAgcgagttcacaccagacaaagctACATTAATATGCAATCAACtattgtttgatctgcattttaAAATCAGTGGAAAGAGTGAAAAACACGTTTGTCTCCTCACATTACAGACACTTCCTGATTTACTTGTTTCGCCTTCTGCTGGTGGACAACTGACgttctgctgctgccatctGTTGGTCTGCAGTGTGAACAACACTGTTGATTAAACATTTATCTACAAATGTGCTTCTCTGTGCGTAACTAAcggaaagaagaaaacaaaacgcTCAAACACATGTGGAGTATTTGCCTTACTTCTGATATGTCTGCAAAAAAACAGACTgggaaaaaacagcaacagaaattatgcagagagGATTTTCACTTTATGGGAAGAATAATAAACCGACTGAAATGACAGCTCATTTCAAACCTAACGTGTAATTAGGTTACACAACACAATAAGACGAGGTCCGGTTGAGCATCtactgagaaagaaaaaatgtctTTATGCTTTTCATGTGAAAATGAACTATGACCACAACACATCTCCTTTTGTAGTCACTCTGTGTCACTCAACATTTACTGGTTCACTTCATTTTACAATGAGATCCACTTAAACCAAGAATTAAAGACACCGTAGAAAGTAGGTGTGCAAATTATGTCATAGTTGATATTTCAAATGACCTTGCACCTGAAAATTTTAGTTAATGTAGGCTATAGTTCATATTCACAAGACGAAAAGACGAAGATAGACACACTAACTTTAATTATTTTCAACACATATAGGGGGGGTGCACCGTTCCTGGAAGtactgcaataccaggtcgatgcgtggagtggacggagcaagcccctatttcatctccctgttccaaaaatcaatttaatatatggtccccgggtaggggacgtatcagatattaaactgataagaacagatactacacttgatcttagccaaaaggccgagaagcgatgcTGATTAACGAGTCAAGTGGGAGACTCCTTCTCCTCATTGTGACACTAACTCgcggttcaatatgatttctatggctacaaaaacacatcaacaaaTTGTAAACGCGCAGTTTGAGGtgttatgactgatgggcaacggaaatatgcatccgatcgcagacttttattacaaaacgTTACGGGAGTTAACGTGGGTTCATGCTATTTCTGGTCGGTGGCCAAGGCCTGGAtactattttctgagacagagtGCCTGCACATATATTGATAAATAAGATTTCGCATTAAGGCAGGACAAGCAGGTACACtaacatttacaaacatttggCTGACACTGCACCATCGTGGAAGTTTAAGAAGAAGTCTCATGCCATCGTTATAGGCCACATTAAGTCTTGCTCTAGCGCCCACAAGTAGGCATTATACAGTTGAGTGCAAAATGCTCTATAAAAGAGAGACCTTCACATTAACTGAACACATGATATATTTGCGAGCAAGCATATTAGCTTGTGCATACAACTGGCCAAGATATGTAATCTCACGACACACTTGAAGAGCAACACCAGATAAAACGAATTCAGGAAATACTAATTGTGTCTTCTTTAACGTTACTGTTAACAATCATAATGTTGCTCTTATTGGCATTATATTTGATGTCAAAGTCTGCACCATAGTTAGAGCAAATCTTCAACATCTGTTGTAAGCCGGCACTATATGTTTTCAATATTGGCAACGTATAGCTTATTAGAATCTGAACAAATGTATACGATCCAGCAAAACATCACAGGCGTACACCATCGATATTTGGACACCAACGAGACAACGAGGCATCAAACTGGTAGCAGAACTGTTTCAACTTCTGGTGTTTcagttttcagaataaaagttgTACTGGCAACATGTAACGTCTTTACTTTAAAACACTTTACAAACCGGAAAGTTGTTTACTTTTTGAAGCAGCTGTTTCAATGGTATTTTGGTTTACAACTAGTGATAATAGCGACAGTAGACATGTAATACTAAACTACGCAAATTACAACTGACTTTGACTGTTTCAGCGAACTTCAACATGGCCGCTAACGTTAAACAACACCCCACACGCAGCAACAATTACGTAGCGTACTGTAACGTTATTTCTGAAACTGGACACTCCATATTTAGCTTAATTTGAGAGCTATAAGGCAAGGTAAAATTACATGCTTTCATCGAATAATAACTTAGTCAACCAACGTTAGTTAGAGATGAGTTACCTGAATTAACGTAGGTCCACggtcactgaaataaaactgcGTAACTCGACCCTCCTTTAAGGGTAACATTCAGTTAACAAGCAACCTTAACCAACACTAACTGACATTAACGTTAACGCTTAAGACTAAGCTGAAACTAATTCAAACTCAAACGTTAGTCTCAGAGTAACGGTCGGCAATGCCACAAATACATCTCGCACCTACAACTAACGGTGCCATTTGCAATTACAGCATTAGCAGGCCTAGCCTAACCGTTAGCGCCTTCAGTCCATAAAATGATGCGACTAACCAACGGCAAACCGTTATTTCATAACATTTCACAACAAAACATGTTAAGCCAAAAGACTAAAAAGAACAATATTAGAAGAAGCTGTCCAAAAACAGCTTTGGTTTAGGTATAATCTTACCTGAAATGGTCCTCGACTGCGAAAAGACGTGATTACCCGTCGACGACAGCTGATATTCAAATTGAAATGTCCCCCTCGTCCAATAGTGTTCTCTGTCTGTCACTGCGTACCGCTCCCTCCGCCATTGGGTGGTTCAGGTTAGGGCCGAGGTTTGGGCAGGTCAAGGTGGACGGTGGGGGAGGGACATATTTTGGCGAAGAAACAGACTTCCGCACAACACCTAACGATAAACGTTACACAACAATGTTGTCTACAAGTGACCAAGAGGGGGCGGTGTTTACGTGTAAAGGTTTTCCGTGAtacatttgctaaaaaaaaaatcaagatagTGACTGTTTACTGACaattcaaatacattttaatccAAGTCAGTTTGTTTTAAGTGGCTGCAGCAATGCAATAACTGCGACATACAATTACCGTACATAACCCTTTTTTTCTGGAACATAGGTTTTCGGTTAGTCCTTTTTTATTCTGAAGAATTacaatctctcaagacagattctgcaatttacattgtaaaggaagaaaaaaaaatttttttttcttttttttttaaccgatggatttccagattggaaGAATTATAACCGGAAGTCTTCTTGGTTCACATCGGAGGCAGTATTAATGGACGAGTATCAGACAGAAGAGGAGGTGAGTTTTGTGCTTTAAACTAACAGTGTTTTTGGGCTGGCCATCTGAACGAACTACAGCATACCTAGGGTGTTTGAAATGTATaggattttgtgtgtttttgagaaCCTGCATGTTGTATTCAGTCGCGTTGACTGTATTTGAATACACTTTTCTGCTTTTATACTAAGTGCAATTGAATAAAACAATACTATGCTGGATATACTTTGCTTTATTTACATGAGACACGACAAGAGTGCTACATGTACAGCTTTTATCTCATTAAGCAACACAAATTGCAAAGAACTCCCAACATATCGGGACCCACAACAACCTCATTTAACCACCGTAAACTACATTCACACTGAAAGAATCAAAAATGTACATTAATCTCAAAGCATTTACAAATTTGAGACCGCAGCCCAGTAATAAGAAATGTAAAGACAAGGCACCATCTTGATTAGAATACGTTAGGATATTATTTGTAAGGAAcggaaacacatttgtttggctgtttttgtccataactccAGGTTtataaaacaaaggaaaaggCAGCAAGTCTTACATTGTAGGCAAGGTATGGAAAGTTAcgtgaggaaaaaaacaactacttaAAATAATATGCTCTACATAAGGCAAAATATATTTGGCCAATGGTATAATTACTGTATGTGCAGGGAGAAAGAATGTGACAAATCAGTAGTCCATTTACATTAAGTTGTGTAAAATCCATGCAATTCATTAAAATCCATTCACGTCGTCAGATAATACACTATCAAACATCGTCACTTACCagtgaaataaattaaactcTTAAACAAGTGCAATTACAAAGCTGCTCTCAAAGGGAAGAACTGTCAAGAGGAGTGGTCAGAGATAAGTGGCACCTACTCCAGCTAAGGCTCTCTCTggagtttttttaaaacacGTCTGAGGCCAAAGAGAATTTGTCGACAGCCAACACTGCTATGGCACTTTAATTCCCTATTTATCACTCATGTCAGTGCTTGCAAGCCATAGTGTGAACCACCAGAGTGCACTTAAGGCTGCAGCATGTAGCTTCCTTTACTTCCTACTACCAGTATAATGTTAATCAGCTTTGGCCAGATACACATTCTCATTATTGTCAGACTATCAGAGAGCAGAAAGGAAtgggaaaaacaacacaacGCAGGTAAAGAGACACAACAGTGGTTCAACGCAAAGCATTAAAAATAACATtgattcaacaaaaaaaaaaaaaaaacaatcccaaATGGACATTAGCATTCCTCCCAATCATCTCTAACTAATAGGTTGTTAAGAAATGCTGGTCACGAGGAAAAAAGTTTACAAACTGGTAAAAATTGTACTGTTTTacacatgtgtttgtttcctttgttttcaaTGAGACTGAAAGAATAAACAATGAAGGAAAAAGTCTGAGTGGCTACATGCCCCAAatttcagtaaaagtacagtACATTCAGTAGACATGGAActtttcttaaaaatatagTTATGTACACTTACAGTATGTCATTTTTGTAATACCATTGCAAGTtatttacacatacacatgatAGTTTGTTGTATTGTACTCTCATAGCTTCCAGCAGGGACGCACAAGAGGTACAAGCTGGTCAGAAATCCCATCAGTCGCTGTCACTCTCATCCTGGTACTTGGTGGTTGCTTTGATAGCACGTCCGTTTTGTAAAGGCATGTCTTCATAATCACTCCTgtacaaagacaaagaaaacatcAAATGGTTTTTGCTGAATACTACACCGCAAACTGTAAGGtatgaaaatacataaaattaatTAAGTAAACAAATGCTTACCCGTATATTACTTCATCATCTGAGTCGTTCAGCATGGAGAAAGCAGGATTATCCTTCAACTGGGAGTCTGGGGAATGATACAAAACCAGTTACATTAATCTGTTATCTTCATTACCTCCTATATTGAGACTGTGCTGTATTACCTACCATACAGTGCATTTTTGGAAGGGGAATACACAAATGCCAATGTGTACAGATAAAAGTTGAGCAGACCGTAGAATGATAAGAATTCAGCTGGTATGTCTGACGTTAAGGAATAATTTCTCACTATTTAAGACATCAACATGCTACCTCACATGGTATACTTCAAGGGGACATGTTATGCTCATTTTTAGGTCAGCTCTGACTGGTCAGCATTTCCGGGTCATCCAAATCTCCTCATTTACACAGGAGTCGAAAACCGCACTGGGCAATGATGTCACACCTGAGTTGCCCGCGTTCTAATACCACAAGTAACACAAAACCAGTTCTAGCCAGGTTAACCactgttagcaataccagttaTTTTACATATACAAACACCACAGCAACATGCTTACAGCCAGAAATTAAGACTGTGCTGTGTGTACGACCGTTCTTATGAGACACAAATAAGCCAACAAGTGCTAATAAGCAGGATGTTACTGCAGCTTTCACTACTGTTGCTGTGCGGAgtagccatattggatttcgaGGTCAGGATTGGAGTCAGAAATCTGACTTCAGGGGGCTTTCCAGTTGAAATTTCTGACTGAAAACATGGaccaaccaagattacatgcttccctgatgttagcatgtagctacatctAACAATGTAGGCTACATTATGTAAACACTTTCAGTGATGTGcttggagcagatgaccatacaAAAAGAAATCctatgatgtcatactgtaacCACAGTATAAAAGCTGTGTTTGGAGCAGTCTGAATGCTACCTCATTGGATAAACTTTGGCcatatttaatatgaacatccttcAATGTAACACTGTGTTTAAGACACAAAATACGGTAAAGCATAAGAGGCCCCCTTTCAGTGAAATCATGCTTGAAATGAAACACCATTAGAAAGGATATAGTTTTGATAATGAGTAGACAGTTCAGCAACAAAGTTGTCTTGAAGAGCCTTGGCACCAAACCTCAGGTAGAGAATGACCATGCTGGTGGAGAAAAAGCAACAAGAACGACAGGATCATATTAACCACAAAGGgctctgtcaaaaaaaaaaaaacagagcagttCTTTTCTTAAAAACACACCTTATTACAAGAACCACGAATGTCAGCGCTGTCAAAAACCTGAGCCGGAGATCTAGAGGttgaaaacacacatcacattaaTGTTACCATGGTAAaagaaactgaactgaatcaaaTAAAGAGGTGTGGTATGTTGTGATACCTGAGTAAGGCATGTTCTTGAGTTCAGAACAAGCTCTGACGACCAGGAAGATCAGGTAGAGGATGTAGAGGGCAACTACAATCAGGAAGAAGATTTTCATGCCCTGGAGAAATAACATGAGACTTTATTAAACTCCTGGGCAAATGAAGACACAAACACTGAGTGTACTTAATATAACAACACTATTCAACCACCTTTGCCCCAATCTGTATCATTAAAAGGTAAAAAGTCTCACCTGAAAGTTTTCTATGTCCACTTTATACAAATAAGTAGGGTCTTGGAGTTCATTAACCCTGCAAATTCAGAAAAGAAGAGTTGATCTTTTCGGTCCTGTTGTAATTCACTGTTTGATTCAGGCTGCTAGCAGCCAGTGGGGTCAGACTTACGTTTGCCATATGCCCAGTGTAACCGCTGAGAGCCACAGAAGACCCACAATGATCAGCTTAGGCAGGTAGAACGTAAGACATTTCCTCTCACCCTGAGGAAACgacacaaaacacattaaataagATTCATATTGATATGCTAAAATTGAGGAAAACATTAAAGTATAGGTGTAGCACTGGACACACCTGAACCCTGATGCCATGATAAACACAGAGCCAGAAGAGCAGCAGGGCACACAGGAACAGAGCCTGGAAGAAAGCGTCTAACATCCCTGGAAACCAGCTGTTCACCAGGAATGACAGTGGGAAAAATGGATCTGAAGAgcaaaagcaacaaaatgaGCAAAACACCTCACCTTGAACCTACACATCTTTTAACATGGACAAGACACATGTAACATTTGCAGTTGACATTACAGTTGACATGGGATCCATTAAATTATcttgtcacacacttataataacaGTCTGAGCATGTCAGtgccaaaaacaagcacttttagtggacctAAATGGACGGTGTAAAGATGCCCTGAGTGTCTCGTATCAAAAAATATTGTTCCCATTAGTtactcagacacaaaaacacagaaaaatagggtccaggttggaaaataGCCTTTAACTCAGAATTTCACAGTCATCTGACATACAGAAAGCCACACAGCAACTCTTCAGCATGGTAGCAAATGCTTTGTTTTCCCACTTGCAGTAAATTGATGTGAAAGTTTGTGGGCGTTCCTATAAATACCAACTATCTATACCTGATTTCACAGGTTGTATTTTAGGGGTAAAATATGACTTGTGGAGAGAAAATACTGGACTCACCATTGTAGAGAAGCAGCAAAGGGAGCAGGATGGACATCCACTTTTGTTCTATGCCCCAATCCCTCATAGAAAACTTCCTCAGAGAGTGTGCAAAcatacactgggacatgtaGAACAAACAAACGTTAGTCCTGCATTTGGTCGGATCAGAATACTGGTTATGTAAAGTTCATTGGGGTTAAGACCTGAATAGTCATCTTACCGTCACCATGAAGGTCAACACCACAAAGACAAATCTGAACCAGATCTCCACTTGCGAGAAGGTGGGGTTGTATGTTTTCCACTGAGGAGGGATttttaaaaagagaagaaaaagggaGAGAAACGATAAGAGTGAAAAGGCCGTGACTGACCTGTGAGCTCAAGctatttcattattaaaaacCCTGCCAGTGTTTGTCACTCACCACAAACTTGACCTTGATTTCATATGTGATATTTTCAAGGCCTTTGAAGCTAACCATGACCTGGTACTGGGTGTAGTTCAGATGACCAAGATGGAGCACGATTATCTCATCACATTTCTGtaagcagagacagaaaacggTGTGTCACTGTCGGTTCAGTCAACAATCCAATGCATAATTGAACTGCTCTGTTACTGTCGGTCTGACATGATAATCAGTTTCACTGCACTCACTGCTATACAGCCTCATTTCATATCATAAATAACATTTCATAAACTCACACTGCTGTTCTGGTTGCTGCTGCCTGACTAGATGATTTAATCCTACATATTGAGAGAAGAAAGTGACTGGGTTTGCTGATCGACACTTACAGCCCCGCAGTGTAGAGTTCTTGGTTTCTGCTGCACTTTGTTGATGTGCATCACACTGGCGTCCTGCATCACTCCCTTTAGCTCCACACTGATCTCGAAGGGCTGCTGGAAATCACCCACTGACACAGACAGCAGTGAAAACATGTCATTAGCCACAGGTAGGCATGTttgcaaaacaataaaacaaaaagctatGTGAGGTGCGTCACAGAGACGCCCTCATTATTCCACTGTCTTTAATACGGTTGTCATCTGTAGCTCATTCTGTGGTCTTACTGTTGCTGTGTTCAGCCTGGATCAGACAGGTGAGCCATAGCTGCTGGTTGTAGGTGGTGAGGGGAGGAGATACTATCTTGAAGGGCCCAGTCTGAAAACATACAATTAATGACATAATTAATCATTATAAGGGATACTAATAAATGGAAAGATAAGACGTTATTTCAGTAAGAAGGCATTTTGCTTTAATCAACACAAAACCCAAAGATTTTCTCTTAATACCAGACGATGCAGATATCAACATTACAATTATATTACACTTCACTGTGCATCTGCATTACTCCTCTCTTATACAGGACTCATTATATCAATAACTCCACAGAAAGACGTGCCCTTGAAatggcaaaacattttttaaatcagttgTGTACTATTCATTTCCCCCGGTAAGAAACGGCTTCAGTTTTACAGAGTTTATGTATAAATAGAGTGCCctaggaatgagtcctaaaatctGGAAATGAATTAGAATTTTTGCACTCAGTTTCCtggtctcaaagtcaatggattttttttgaatggatttacatgcctgaaataaggtctgtggttaattCAAGCTCAAGAGACTTACaagttttgttctacaacataaaatacgtctttaatatgtcttaaaaaaggcagttgctgaCAAGCTGCAAAGTAAGACTACAGACCGTCATCACACCGAACACAGCTTGATAGCCTTGTTGTGGTAGGCATGCGcctgtggtgtagtttgtttatagcctaatgttagcttttccGCAGCTgtatttaggcttcaaaaatcaaaaaaagtagttttcatttgtgaagattatcttgctgaacaaacgTGTGCATTTCATAAgcatttgtttgccacagaagccgtcaaaaaaaaaaagccatctaTGTAAAAATCCCATAGTCTTCTGACGAGGGAAACACAATGACGCTAACTTCCACGTTGACCTACAGAAAAAGTCAACCCTGGAGCACTTTGTGAGACATGAGataaaaggaaaagaagaagaaaaaatgtgtaaacacacacacacacacacacacacacacacaggaattcAATCAAATGTAAGGCAGCTAAAAACTAGCAAAAGGTCAAAAGGTTGAATTGCCAGAGAGCAGAAAAGTTCCAGTTAAAATGTCTGTAGTACAGAGAGGATACAGCCGCAGTTActtaaagaaatatttaattGCTTGAAAGGCGGTCTTTTCAAAAAACTAgactgtctatgcagtagaaagataaaaatacttttgaaattgttgcAACATGACCaaagaaacagaggaaaagggctgtggcatttgcatTTGCTCAAGAGGaggaaaacctacaactaccagagtGCGCTGCACCACATTGAATCAATAAACGCTCCCACTGGTGTGCGATGTAATGCAAGCTCAACTgtagaaataggcaatgcagtaacagaatcttggctcattatgatcagcactgcctagttttactatTTGATCTtagttttttcagcctccatttttacaataaaggaaacaatatggctCTTGTGTCTTGTTTCCAAATTACTGTGTAGCAatcaaacagtacactaaaatatgtttctgaaaacattttaggggAGAAATAGGCAATATAGTGACATAATCTTGGtttgtatttgatcagcactgcctggtTTTATCATTTGGTCTGAGTTTAAGGGAGAGATAGGGGTGGGTCTCTCTGTCAGTCCACTTCTATACTTCCAGTGTCTGTGGTGGCCGGCATAAGAAAATGCAGAAGTTCAATATGTAGTTCAAGAAACCGCCCTTTTTTCTGAGCAACAGTCCTGGAGCCAGCGAAAATCCACCAGATGACACATTTTGTGTCATCCAGCTGatctgagctgagagatgagcacaGAGACCTGGGCGCtggaaagatggagggaagatttttctctttttaagatatttttttggggcttttcgGCCTgtatttgataggacagtggTAGCgtaaaagagggagagagaggtgatgacatgcagcaaagggcagcAGGTCAGAACCTacagccgctgcagcaaggacgtAGCCtgtgtacatggggcacctgctctacctgGTGAACTACTCAGCGCTGTTCATTTACACCTAtcacccacattgttatgatacaaagctggtcaATAATTGGCAAAGCATCTCGTTAAGTAATGTCAACAATCTCTACAAAGC includes:
- the LOC117270768 gene encoding transmembrane protein 181 isoform X1; its protein translation is MDTDYSSGLENPLYSELKYFCRKIQEAYNELKEDLTPYRDDRFYRLAPMRLYTLSKRHFVLVFVFFLICFGLTVFIGIAGPRIITEQEHNGDQLLLKNLTVKTGPFKIVSPPLTTYNQQLWLTCLIQAEHSNMGDFQQPFEISVELKGVMQDASVMHINKVQQKPRTLHCGAKCDEIIVLHLGHLNYTQYQVMVSFKGLENITYEIKVKFVWKTYNPTFSQVEIWFRFVFVVLTFMVTCMFAHSLRKFSMRDWGIEQKWMSILLPLLLLYNDPFFPLSFLVNSWFPGMLDAFFQALFLCALLLFWLCVYHGIRVQGERKCLTFYLPKLIIVGLLWLSAVTLGIWQTVNELQDPTYLYKVDIENFQGMKIFFLIVVALYILYLIFLVVRACSELKNMPYSDLRLRFLTALTFVVLVISMVILYLRFGAKALQDNFVAELSTHYQNSAEFLSFYGLLNFYLYTLAFVYSPSKNALYDSQLKDNPAFSMLNDSDDEVIYGSDYEDMPLQNGRAIKATTKYQDESDSD
- the LOC117270768 gene encoding transmembrane protein 181 isoform X2 is translated as MERLAPMRLYTLSKRHFVLVFVFFLICFGLTVFIGIAGPRIITEQEHNGDQLLLKNLTVKTGPFKIVSPPLTTYNQQLWLTCLIQAEHSNMGDFQQPFEISVELKGVMQDASVMHINKVQQKPRTLHCGAKCDEIIVLHLGHLNYTQYQVMVSFKGLENITYEIKVKFVWKTYNPTFSQVEIWFRFVFVVLTFMVTCMFAHSLRKFSMRDWGIEQKWMSILLPLLLLYNDPFFPLSFLVNSWFPGMLDAFFQALFLCALLLFWLCVYHGIRVQGERKCLTFYLPKLIIVGLLWLSAVTLGIWQTVNELQDPTYLYKVDIENFQGMKIFFLIVVALYILYLIFLVVRACSELKNMPYSDLRLRFLTALTFVVLVISMVILYLRFGAKALQDNFVAELSTHYQNSAEFLSFYGLLNFYLYTLAFVYSPSKNALYDSQLKDNPAFSMLNDSDDEVIYGSDYEDMPLQNGRAIKATTKYQDESDSD